In a single window of the Saccharothrix australiensis genome:
- a CDS encoding amidohydrolase family protein — translation MRTAKTRRFGGVALVCLLAVSSATAAEAEPGRGGPTTVTVEEGTNLAVAVSPRDGRIVFDLQGQLFSMPRAGGAATAIGDDFLDPFWPVFSPDGGRIALQSFVEGMFHIRTVDADGRDPRQLTRGEYDDLYPAWSPDGKHIAFTSDRQGTEDIWTVDVASGELKRITSARTREIQPTWAPDGRSIAYVQGNSVESVDLATGAVRTVVPAGQGAVAAPSWSPDGRRLAFVRGGPAGRTLAVAESGAVRQVGTFDDVFQFPPRWLSADEVIYGANGRVVVTHVGSASTRVVPFKATFSLDRRPYQRKDYDFDSRREQRVRGIVSPALSPDNRTVVFKALNDLWLMPVGGPPKRLTRDQFHETDPVWSRDGARIAYASDKAGTEDLYAVEVATGKEQRVTSLPGAEVAPTWSPDGRALAFQDQNAQTFTVDLAGGTPTRVLGPQNAPGRPSWSPDGRTLALTVNVAERNQILLADVASGRTRTFEPVPFGSVSTRGDDGPLWSPDGSLLAFSMDSTIWVLPIANGGPSGPPRQVTREASDAPSWGDAKTLLYLNNGRLRLTSVDGAKTQDVPVDLGYARDQPDTRLVIHAGRLWDGRNAAPRTDVDILVVGNRIQKIEPHRPDRVGAGWRFVDAGKLTVTPGLVDMHVHQEMRSKFVGDRLGRLLLSYGITTTRSTGDPAYRALEDRESLDAGARTGPRFFMTGEMLEGSRVGWEFARPVRGEQQLALELSRARELDYDLVKTYERFPFDWQARVTDFAHRLGIPTTSHYLYPGVAHGVDGKEHLTGPTKWGFAFARDSSGNGPYKDVIQLAARSGMAVSTTLFSSSSLLADDPAVVEDRRVRTLYTDQERQVLNAKLLCAQGKGPCGFLDGSPEQARRQVDIVKRLLAAGGTVLAGTDAPLDTMAVSLHLNLRAMGKYGVTPFQVLQSTTLVPARHLGVEDDLGSVEEGKLADLLFVEGDPSRDVAALANVRSVVKNGRVSTVDELLAPYAGRPASG, via the coding sequence ATGCGTACTGCGAAAACACGCCGCTTCGGCGGGGTGGCGCTGGTGTGCCTCCTCGCCGTGTCGTCGGCCACCGCCGCCGAGGCCGAACCCGGCCGCGGCGGCCCGACCACGGTCACCGTCGAGGAGGGCACGAACCTCGCGGTGGCGGTGTCGCCCCGCGACGGCCGGATCGTCTTCGACCTCCAGGGGCAGCTGTTCTCGATGCCGCGCGCGGGTGGCGCGGCGACCGCGATCGGCGACGACTTCCTCGACCCGTTCTGGCCGGTGTTCTCGCCGGACGGCGGCCGCATCGCCCTCCAGTCGTTCGTCGAGGGCATGTTCCACATCCGCACGGTGGACGCGGACGGCCGCGACCCCCGGCAGCTGACCCGCGGCGAGTACGACGACCTGTACCCCGCGTGGTCGCCGGACGGCAAGCACATCGCGTTCACCTCGGACCGCCAGGGCACCGAGGACATCTGGACCGTCGACGTGGCCTCCGGCGAGCTGAAGCGGATCACCTCGGCCCGGACCCGCGAGATCCAGCCGACGTGGGCGCCCGACGGCCGCAGCATCGCCTACGTCCAGGGCAACTCGGTGGAGAGCGTCGACCTCGCGACCGGCGCGGTGCGCACGGTCGTCCCGGCCGGGCAGGGCGCGGTGGCCGCGCCGTCGTGGTCGCCGGACGGCCGGCGGCTCGCGTTCGTCCGCGGCGGTCCCGCCGGTCGGACGCTCGCCGTCGCGGAATCCGGTGCGGTGCGCCAGGTCGGCACCTTCGACGACGTGTTCCAGTTCCCGCCGCGCTGGCTGTCCGCCGACGAGGTGATCTACGGCGCGAACGGCCGCGTCGTGGTCACCCACGTCGGCAGCGCGTCCACGCGCGTCGTGCCGTTCAAGGCGACGTTCTCCCTCGACCGGCGGCCCTACCAGCGCAAGGACTACGACTTCGACAGCCGCCGGGAGCAGCGGGTGCGGGGCATCGTCTCGCCCGCCCTGTCACCGGACAACCGGACGGTCGTGTTCAAGGCGCTGAACGACCTGTGGCTGATGCCGGTCGGCGGCCCGCCGAAGCGGTTGACCCGCGACCAGTTCCACGAGACCGACCCGGTGTGGTCGCGGGACGGCGCGAGGATCGCCTACGCCTCGGACAAGGCGGGCACCGAGGACCTGTACGCCGTCGAGGTGGCCACCGGCAAGGAGCAGCGGGTCACGTCGCTGCCCGGCGCGGAGGTCGCGCCCACGTGGTCGCCGGACGGCCGCGCGCTGGCGTTCCAGGACCAGAACGCCCAGACGTTCACGGTGGACCTGGCCGGCGGCACGCCCACCCGCGTGCTGGGACCGCAGAACGCGCCCGGTCGGCCGTCGTGGTCGCCGGACGGCCGGACGCTGGCGCTCACCGTGAACGTCGCCGAGCGCAACCAGATCCTGCTGGCCGACGTCGCCTCCGGCCGGACGAGGACGTTCGAGCCCGTGCCGTTCGGCTCGGTGTCCACCCGCGGCGACGACGGCCCGCTGTGGTCGCCGGACGGCAGCCTGCTGGCCTTCTCGATGGACAGCACGATCTGGGTGCTGCCGATCGCCAACGGCGGGCCGAGCGGACCGCCGCGGCAGGTCACCCGCGAGGCGAGCGACGCCCCGAGCTGGGGTGACGCCAAGACCCTGCTGTACCTGAACAACGGCAGGCTGCGGCTGACCAGCGTGGACGGTGCGAAGACGCAGGACGTGCCGGTCGACCTGGGCTACGCGCGGGACCAGCCGGACACGCGCCTGGTGATCCACGCCGGCCGCCTGTGGGACGGCCGCAACGCCGCGCCGCGCACCGACGTCGACATCCTGGTGGTGGGCAACCGGATCCAGAAGATCGAGCCGCACCGCCCGGACCGGGTCGGCGCGGGCTGGCGGTTCGTCGACGCCGGCAAGCTGACCGTCACACCCGGTCTGGTGGACATGCACGTGCACCAGGAGATGCGGTCGAAGTTCGTCGGCGACCGGCTGGGCCGGCTGCTGCTGTCCTACGGCATCACCACCACCCGCTCCACCGGCGACCCGGCGTACCGGGCGCTGGAGGACCGCGAGTCGCTGGACGCCGGCGCGCGGACCGGGCCCCGGTTCTTCATGACCGGCGAGATGCTGGAGGGTTCGCGGGTCGGGTGGGAGTTCGCCCGCCCGGTGCGCGGCGAGCAGCAGTTGGCGCTGGAGCTGTCCAGGGCGCGCGAGCTGGACTACGACCTGGTGAAGACCTACGAGCGCTTCCCGTTCGACTGGCAGGCGCGGGTGACCGACTTCGCGCACCGGTTGGGCATCCCGACCACGTCGCACTACCTGTACCCCGGTGTGGCGCACGGCGTGGACGGCAAGGAACACCTCACCGGCCCGACCAAGTGGGGCTTCGCGTTCGCCCGCGACTCGTCGGGCAACGGCCCGTACAAGGACGTGATCCAGCTCGCGGCCCGCAGCGGGATGGCGGTCAGCACGACGCTGTTCAGCTCCAGCTCGCTGCTCGCCGACGACCCGGCGGTGGTCGAGGACCGGCGGGTGCGCACGCTCTACACCGACCAGGAGCGGCAGGTCCTGAACGCGAAGCTGCTGTGCGCGCAGGGCAAGGGGCCGTGCGGCTTCCTGGACGGCTCGCCCGAGCAGGCGCGACGCCAGGTCGACATCGTCAAGCGGCTGCTGGCGGCCGGCGGCACCGTGCTGGCGGGCACCGACGCGCCGCTGGACACGATGGCGGTGAGCCTGCACCTCAACCTGCGGGCGATGGGCAAGTACGGCGTCACGCCGTTCCAGGTGTTGCAGAGCACGACCCTCGTGCCCGCGCGGCACCTGGGCGTCGAGGACGACCTCGGCAGCGTGGAGGAGGGCAAGCTGGCCGACCTGCTGTTCGTCGAGGGTGACCCGAGCCGCGACGTGGCGGCCCTGGCGAACGTCCGCTCCGTGGTGAAGAACGGCCGGGTGTCCACTGTGGACGAACTGCTCGCGCCGTACGCCGGTCGCCCGGCGTCGGGGTGA
- a CDS encoding response regulator — translation MNGVDAAPIRVLIADDQALLRGSFRALLQTAPDLVTVGEAATGAQAVELAAVHRPDVVLMDVRMPEMDGIEATRRICDSRGTGQARVLVLTMFDLDSYVHAALHAGASGFLLKDTPPADLLAAIRTIAAGEALLAPSVTRRLIAAFSRPAPAPPATGELDALTARELEVFVLVARGLSNAEIAAHLRLSTGTVKTHVSRLLAKLDVRDRAQLVIVAYETGVITPGR, via the coding sequence GTGAACGGCGTCGACGCGGCGCCGATCCGCGTCCTGATCGCGGACGACCAGGCCCTGCTGCGCGGCAGCTTCCGCGCCCTGCTCCAGACCGCACCGGACCTGGTCACCGTCGGTGAGGCGGCGACGGGGGCGCAAGCGGTCGAACTCGCCGCGGTCCACCGGCCGGACGTGGTGCTGATGGACGTGCGCATGCCGGAGATGGACGGCATCGAGGCCACCCGCCGGATCTGCGACTCCCGCGGGACCGGGCAGGCGCGGGTGCTCGTCCTGACCATGTTCGACCTGGACTCCTACGTGCACGCCGCGCTGCACGCGGGAGCCAGCGGCTTCCTGCTCAAGGACACGCCACCGGCCGACCTGCTCGCCGCGATCAGGACCATCGCGGCCGGCGAGGCGCTGCTGGCTCCTTCGGTGACCCGCAGGCTCATCGCCGCGTTCAGCCGCCCGGCGCCCGCGCCGCCGGCCACCGGCGAGCTGGACGCGCTGACCGCGCGGGAGCTGGAGGTGTTCGTCCTGGTGGCGCGAGGACTGTCCAATGCCGAGATCGCGGCGCACCTGCGGCTCAGCACGGGCACCGTCAAAACGCACGTCAGCCGCCTGCTGGCCAAACTCGACGTGCGGGACCGCGCACAACTGGTCATAGTCGCCTATGAAACCGGCGTGATCACACCGGGGCGATGA
- a CDS encoding CHAT domain-containing protein, whose protein sequence is MVAVQLKLVDAGDLYASWRWEDRPDEPRVIRVPRDLVREALDDLARAVPSPLPGESADEALARSLTRGPLVDRDREVDLATRLARALVPHRLAAELNSLLERGVRPHLRISPSPSTALVPWEALRVDEAERIVHTTDVSVLPPATVRNAVGRRVSPFRGPVVGVLDPRVPGFGDASGLGSVLGDVGPELRALAAGQVPGGVRRDDVDRDFLERALADAARLLYVGHVTTGGHGLAARLHLSCRADTTTGRAAPVGAHRPLTAADLVLGHRPGPPRPWRMPNRVALVACESGGDVRFAEPSGLVTAMVHGGAEYVLSTRWTLPTDAGLTALVPGFPPTPVLGRAVSAVDRAQSAADPVAALGAWQREQATRWERTGDPACSPVVWAAFATAWAPAPRARNS, encoded by the coding sequence GTGGTAGCCGTGCAGCTGAAGCTCGTGGACGCGGGCGACCTCTACGCGTCGTGGCGGTGGGAGGACCGGCCGGACGAGCCCAGGGTGATCCGCGTGCCGCGCGACCTGGTCCGGGAGGCGTTGGACGACCTGGCCCGCGCCGTGCCCTCGCCGCTGCCGGGTGAGAGCGCGGACGAGGCGCTGGCCCGGTCGCTCACCCGCGGCCCGCTGGTGGACCGCGACCGGGAGGTCGACCTGGCCACGCGACTGGCGCGGGCCCTCGTGCCCCACCGGTTGGCGGCCGAGCTGAATTCGTTGCTGGAGCGGGGTGTCCGGCCGCACCTGCGGATCAGCCCGTCACCGTCGACGGCGCTGGTGCCGTGGGAGGCGCTGCGGGTCGACGAGGCCGAGCGGATCGTGCACACGACGGACGTCTCGGTCCTCCCGCCCGCGACCGTGCGCAACGCGGTCGGCCGCCGGGTGTCGCCGTTCCGCGGCCCGGTCGTCGGGGTGCTCGACCCGAGGGTGCCGGGCTTCGGCGACGCGTCCGGGCTCGGTTCCGTGCTCGGCGACGTCGGCCCGGAGCTGCGCGCGCTGGCGGCGGGGCAGGTGCCCGGCGGCGTGCGGCGCGACGACGTCGACCGGGATTTCCTGGAGCGGGCGCTGGCCGACGCGGCGCGCCTGCTCTACGTCGGCCACGTGACGACCGGCGGGCACGGCCTGGCCGCGCGGCTGCACCTGTCGTGCCGCGCCGACACCACCACGGGCCGGGCCGCGCCCGTCGGCGCGCACCGGCCGCTCACGGCGGCCGACCTCGTGCTGGGCCACCGACCCGGACCGCCCCGCCCGTGGCGGATGCCCAACCGGGTGGCGCTGGTGGCGTGCGAGAGCGGCGGCGACGTCCGGTTCGCCGAGCCGTCCGGCCTGGTGACGGCGATGGTGCACGGTGGAGCGGAGTACGTGCTGTCGACGCGGTGGACCCTGCCGACCGACGCGGGCCTGACCGCGCTCGTGCCGGGCTTCCCGCCCACGCCGGTGCTGGGCCGCGCGGTGTCGGCGGTGGACCGGGCGCAGTCCGCCGCGGACCCGGTCGCCGCGCTCGGCGCCTGGCAGCGCGAGCAGGCCACCCGCTGGGAGCGGACCGGCGACCCGGCGTGCTCGCCGGTGGTGTGGGCGGCGTTCGCGACGGCCTGGGCCCCCGCGCCGCGAGCCCGGAACTCCTGA
- a CDS encoding methyltransferase: MTAAENPPDPAGRPGETDPRFALMDLAMSYLFPAALRAAAVLGVADHLTGGPRPVAELAEAVGADPLNLYRTLRLLATRGIFTEDDAGRFALTPAAELLRADVASSFRPAVLMLTDRTFWRPAGELATTVRTGASAFEELFGMPFFDHFARDADTAAVFHVGMAAMSDPENPLIARACDLPPSPVVVDLGGGHGGLLLAVLRDHPDARGVLFDREHVLAGHRLGELGADHRWDLVAGDFFTEAPPGDVFLIKRILHDWDDEQCARILRHCRRAVSEGGRVLVVDAVVPPGNEPDPGKVIDLLMMSSLTGRERTRAEFEALFAAADLQLTRVIPTGTRLSIVEGVPAQ, encoded by the coding sequence GTGACGGCTGCGGAGAACCCACCCGACCCCGCCGGGCGGCCGGGCGAGACCGATCCCCGGTTCGCCCTGATGGACCTCGCCATGAGCTACCTGTTCCCGGCCGCCCTGCGGGCCGCCGCGGTGCTGGGCGTGGCCGACCACCTGACCGGCGGGCCGCGTCCGGTCGCGGAACTCGCCGAGGCGGTCGGTGCCGACCCGCTCAACCTGTACCGGACGCTGCGGCTGCTGGCCACGCGGGGCATCTTCACCGAGGACGACGCCGGTCGGTTCGCGCTCACCCCGGCGGCGGAGCTGCTGCGCGCGGACGTGGCGTCGTCGTTCCGCCCGGCGGTCCTGATGCTGACCGACCGGACGTTCTGGCGGCCCGCCGGCGAACTGGCGACGACCGTGCGCACCGGCGCGTCGGCGTTCGAGGAGCTGTTCGGGATGCCGTTCTTCGACCACTTCGCGCGCGACGCCGACACCGCGGCCGTCTTCCACGTCGGCATGGCGGCCATGTCCGACCCGGAGAACCCGCTCATCGCGCGGGCCTGCGACCTGCCGCCGTCGCCGGTGGTGGTGGACCTCGGTGGTGGTCACGGCGGCCTGCTGCTGGCCGTGCTGCGCGACCACCCCGACGCGCGGGGCGTGCTGTTCGACCGGGAGCACGTGCTGGCCGGGCACCGGCTCGGCGAACTCGGCGCGGACCACCGCTGGGACCTGGTCGCCGGCGACTTCTTCACCGAAGCGCCGCCCGGCGACGTGTTCCTGATCAAGCGGATCCTGCACGACTGGGACGACGAGCAGTGCGCGCGCATCCTGCGGCACTGCCGGCGGGCCGTGTCCGAGGGGGGTCGCGTCCTGGTGGTCGACGCGGTGGTCCCGCCGGGCAACGAGCCCGATCCCGGCAAGGTCATCGACCTGCTGATGATGAGTTCGCTGACCGGGCGGGAGCGCACGCGCGCCGAGTTCGAGGCCCTGTTCGCGGCGGCGGACCTCCAGCTGACCCGCGTGATCCCGACCGGGACGCGCCTGTCGATCGTCGAGGGCGTCCCCGCGCAGTGA
- a CDS encoding PA2928 family protein, translating into MTTKGPDGMYPPYQTPQPYQVPSLHQPVAPYETPRVRRRAPLLLLLPTLLFAVLFFGGSYLLAPEADVRVQPDPGVASVDGRDVLLVPYERHGARGMFQLMARDMFQVRLAALDAASGDVRWDTQLSDELVWQASVLASGQRYTYLATDGGLVVLDLADGSTVAEGDGVEGLGDAFVAARWAYRYDPDNRRVVVMNGHGGVLTIALDTAAATPADPRTAATWAGVLSERALPTTPPGPVTAADVPDGRVELRPRPGGAPGHVLVRTGPGGGPEPVGDVVFHGAGLVVDGTAAAGFPTGHVLVVHSRDLNDRERSISAVSLATGRVTGSVPIDSTTFSRATARGDGTAAVGVGSAVVLLTPDGRLTARPVGTTDLFGNAS; encoded by the coding sequence ATGACGACGAAGGGCCCGGACGGGATGTACCCGCCGTACCAGACACCGCAGCCGTACCAGGTGCCGTCGCTGCACCAGCCGGTCGCGCCCTACGAGACGCCGCGCGTGCGCCGGCGCGCCCCGCTGCTCCTGCTGCTCCCGACGCTGCTGTTCGCCGTGCTGTTCTTCGGCGGCTCCTACCTGCTCGCGCCCGAGGCCGATGTCCGGGTCCAGCCCGACCCCGGCGTCGCCTCGGTGGACGGGCGCGACGTGCTGCTCGTGCCCTACGAGCGGCACGGCGCGCGCGGCATGTTCCAGCTGATGGCCCGCGACATGTTCCAGGTGCGGCTGGCCGCGCTGGACGCCGCGTCGGGTGACGTGCGGTGGGACACCCAGCTCTCCGACGAGCTGGTCTGGCAGGCGTCCGTGCTCGCCTCCGGGCAGCGCTACACCTACCTCGCCACCGACGGCGGCCTGGTGGTGCTGGACCTCGCCGACGGGTCGACGGTCGCCGAGGGCGACGGCGTCGAGGGCCTGGGCGACGCCTTCGTCGCCGCCCGCTGGGCCTACCGGTACGACCCGGACAACCGCCGCGTGGTCGTGATGAACGGCCACGGCGGCGTGCTGACCATCGCCCTGGACACCGCGGCGGCGACGCCCGCCGACCCGCGGACCGCGGCGACGTGGGCCGGGGTCCTGTCCGAGCGTGCGCTGCCCACCACCCCGCCCGGACCCGTGACCGCGGCGGACGTGCCGGACGGGCGGGTCGAGCTGCGACCCCGACCCGGCGGCGCGCCGGGCCACGTGCTGGTCCGCACCGGACCCGGCGGCGGGCCCGAGCCGGTCGGCGACGTCGTGTTCCACGGCGCGGGCCTGGTCGTGGACGGCACGGCGGCGGCCGGGTTCCCGACGGGCCACGTGCTGGTCGTGCACAGCCGCGACCTGAACGACCGGGAGCGGTCGATCAGCGCGGTGTCCCTCGCCACCGGGCGGGTCACCGGCTCGGTGCCGATCGACTCCACGACGTTCAGCCGCGCGACGGCCCGCGGCGACGGGACGGCGGCGGTCGGCGTCGGGTCCGCGGTCGTCCTGCTCACGCCCGACGGCCGGCTCACCGCGCGACCCGTCGGCACGACCGACCTGTTCGGCAACGCCTCCTGA
- a CDS encoding alpha/beta fold hydrolase, translated as MTLVLGRLKAEGRARGSVLVGFGGPSGGYVRALGDLFGEAYGGLRRRMDVVTWDIRGGPGNLGMSTPRLRCDWRMAVVPRYPRDEAEYEQLTATNRADAEKCRSTDPELFDNMDSASNARDMEAIRRALGEPKLNFYGASYAGFFGQAYARLFPHRVRTLVLDGTWSHSNENWQSELAALAQDHERTLRRFFDWCAADTSCALHGGDASRHWREVTARADREPIPAPSVDADYSGRDLRALGLLAALRGPERWGRLAEAIRDAERGDASGFAPAGARLPYPAVPAPGAVECLDWPRAHGYQRLSAMTDQLHRTAPHVGASAPLPMNLLRCEGWPTPVTNPPQPLPRHLPPLLGAGAWNEIDAVGRVVAQVPGSRTIRHEAAGHTLYLDNPCARAHIDRYLTSRIMPEPGTEC; from the coding sequence GTGACCCTCGTGCTCGGCCGGTTGAAGGCCGAGGGGCGTGCCCGAGGCAGCGTGCTGGTCGGCTTCGGTGGCCCCTCCGGCGGCTACGTGCGAGCGCTGGGCGACCTCTTCGGTGAGGCTTACGGCGGGCTGCGCCGCCGAATGGACGTCGTCACCTGGGACATCCGCGGCGGCCCCGGCAACCTCGGCATGAGCACCCCGCGCCTGCGATGTGACTGGCGGATGGCCGTGGTCCCCCGGTATCCGCGCGACGAGGCCGAATACGAGCAGCTCACCGCGACGAACCGGGCCGACGCGGAGAAGTGCCGCAGCACCGATCCGGAGCTGTTCGACAACATGGACTCGGCGAGCAACGCCAGGGACATGGAGGCGATCCGGCGCGCGCTCGGTGAGCCGAAGCTGAACTTCTACGGCGCTTCCTACGCGGGCTTCTTCGGCCAGGCATATGCCCGGCTGTTCCCCCACCGGGTGCGTACGCTGGTGCTGGACGGCACCTGGAGCCACAGCAACGAGAACTGGCAGTCCGAGCTCGCCGCCCTCGCCCAGGACCACGAGCGGACCCTACGACGGTTCTTCGACTGGTGCGCCGCGGACACGTCCTGCGCGCTGCACGGCGGCGACGCATCCCGCCACTGGCGCGAGGTGACCGCGAGAGCGGACCGCGAGCCGATTCCCGCGCCTTCGGTGGACGCCGACTACAGCGGGAGGGATTTGCGCGCCCTCGGGCTCCTCGCCGCGCTGCGCGGGCCCGAGCGGTGGGGCAGGCTCGCCGAGGCGATCCGGGACGCCGAGCGCGGCGACGCTTCGGGGTTCGCGCCGGCCGGCGCCCGCCTCCCCTACCCGGCCGTCCCGGCTCCCGGCGCGGTGGAGTGCCTCGACTGGCCACGCGCGCACGGCTACCAGCGCCTGTCCGCCATGACGGACCAGCTCCACCGAACCGCCCCGCACGTCGGCGCCTCGGCCCCGCTGCCGATGAACCTGCTGCGGTGCGAGGGGTGGCCGACTCCGGTGACCAACCCACCCCAGCCGCTGCCCCGGCACCTGCCGCCGCTGCTCGGCGCGGGGGCGTGGAACGAGATCGACGCGGTCGGCAGGGTCGTCGCCCAAGTGCCGGGCAGCAGGACGATCCGGCACGAAGCGGCCGGTCACACGCTGTACCTCGACAACCCGTGCGCGCGGGCGCACATCGATCGCTACCTCACCAGCCGGATCATGCCGGAACCGGGAACCGAGTGCTGA
- a CDS encoding sensor histidine kinase, translating to MHESDEVSPFARLGRKHLIALDGLLALEYAVVLVATVLARQGGWPECLLAAGIALPLSVRRVRPRAVFGTVTALSVLAVSLDLVGEPFFAAAFALYTVALTSPGRVRVTTRAILVAGVVGAVVLPLLGLYPAPEPGSASLFPVGAIALGLAWTLGQVVRERRTHAAAAARRVAEQAVTGERLRIARELHDVVTHGVGLIAVRAGVAHHALRSRPDADPEVRAALADIETAGRTALAEMRRMLGVLRPDREHAEDGRLRPQPGLADLADLAGMAEKAGVAVELDVRDTPPLTPGLELTAYRIVQEALTNVVKHAAPTRCEVTVRAGAGDLRIDVVDGGTGRGGGAARRGSEGGKGLIGIQERVLMYQGGFTAGPRRGGGFAVSVRLPLTSAVTTSGRNG from the coding sequence GTGCATGAGTCCGACGAGGTGTCGCCGTTCGCCAGGCTCGGCCGCAAGCACCTGATCGCGCTCGACGGCCTGCTGGCGCTCGAGTACGCCGTCGTCCTGGTGGCGACCGTCCTGGCCAGGCAGGGCGGTTGGCCGGAGTGCCTGCTCGCCGCCGGTATCGCGCTGCCGCTGTCGGTGCGCCGGGTCCGGCCTCGTGCGGTCTTCGGCACGGTCACCGCGCTGTCCGTCCTGGCGGTGAGCCTCGACCTGGTCGGCGAGCCGTTCTTCGCCGCCGCCTTCGCGCTCTACACCGTCGCGCTCACCAGTCCGGGACGCGTCCGGGTGACCACCAGGGCGATCCTGGTCGCCGGCGTGGTCGGCGCCGTCGTCCTCCCCCTGCTCGGCCTGTACCCCGCTCCCGAGCCGGGCAGCGCGAGCCTGTTCCCGGTCGGCGCGATCGCGCTCGGCCTCGCGTGGACCCTCGGCCAGGTGGTCCGGGAACGACGGACCCACGCCGCGGCGGCGGCGCGGCGGGTCGCCGAGCAGGCCGTCACCGGGGAACGCCTGCGGATCGCCCGCGAGCTGCACGACGTCGTCACGCACGGCGTCGGCCTCATCGCGGTCAGGGCCGGCGTCGCCCACCACGCCCTGCGCTCCCGGCCCGACGCCGACCCCGAGGTGCGGGCAGCGCTCGCGGACATCGAGACGGCCGGCCGCACCGCGCTCGCCGAGATGCGCCGGATGCTCGGTGTGCTGCGCCCGGACCGGGAACACGCCGAGGACGGGCGGTTGCGCCCGCAGCCGGGGCTCGCCGACCTCGCCGATCTCGCCGGGATGGCCGAGAAGGCCGGGGTAGCGGTCGAACTGGACGTGCGGGACACGCCGCCGTTGACGCCGGGCCTGGAGCTGACGGCCTACCGGATCGTGCAGGAGGCGTTGACCAACGTGGTGAAGCACGCCGCGCCCACGCGCTGCGAGGTGACGGTCCGAGCGGGCGCGGGCGACCTGCGGATCGACGTCGTCGACGGCGGAACCGGTCGCGGTGGCGGGGCTGCCCGCCGCGGGTCCGAGGGCGGCAAGGGGCTGATCGGCATCCAGGAACGGGTGCTGATGTACCAGGGCGGGTTCACCGCGGGACCGAGGCGGGGCGGCGGGTTCGCGGTATCCGTGCGACTGCCCCTCACGTCGGCGGTCACGACGTCCGGGCGGAACGGGTGA